A segment of the Anopheles cruzii chromosome 2, idAnoCruzAS_RS32_06, whole genome shotgun sequence genome:
GAGCGCATCGAGAAGGAGCGTATGCGGCGGCTGATGGCGGAGGACGAAGAGGGCTACCGGAAGCTGATCGATCAGAAGAAGGACAAGCGGTTAGCGTTCCTGCTGTCGCAAACCGACGAGTATATCTGCAACCTCACCGAGATGGTGAAGCAGCACAaggtggaccagaagaagaaacagGATGACGAGGTGCAGCGCAAGAAGCGTCTCAAGCGCCACATCCTCGAGAGCGGCGACATCGAGCACCTGGACGAGCACTGTGAGGCGTCCGACTGTCGGGTGGCGGTGATGGAAACTTCCACGGGAAAGACGCTCACGGGCGACGAAGCACCGTTCCTGCGTGACCTTCACACTTGGCTGCAGATGCACCCGGGCTGGGAGTACGTGATCCTCGACGGTGACGCagaagatgacgacgacgatgccgaggGTGGCCGCAAACGGACGGCAGAAGAGCGGCTGAATGACGAAGCCAAGACAAAGGAAGTGATCCAGAAGGCAAAGGTCGAGGACGACGAGTACAAAACGGAGGAGCAAACGTACTACAGTATTGCCCACACGGTGCACGAAAAGGTCACGGAGCAAGCATCGATCCTTGTGAACGGCAAGCTGAAAGAGTACCAAATTAAGGGGCTCGAGTGGCTGGTATCGCTGTTCAACAACAACCTGAACGGCATCCTGGCCGACGAGATGGGCCTGGGCAAGACGATCCAAACGATTGCCCTCGTGACGTATTTgatggagaagaagaaaaacaatggcCCGTACCTGGTGATCGTGCCACTGTCTACGCTCTCGAACTGGGTGCTGGAGTTTGAAAAGTGGGCTcccgccgtcggcgtcgttgCGTACAAGGGTTCCCCCGCGGGACGGCGTGCGGTGCAGAACCAAATGAAGGCAACCAAGTTCAACGTGCTGTTGACGACGTACGAGTACGTCATCAAGGACAAGGCGGTGCTGGCGAAGATCTCGTGGAAGTACATGATCATCGACGAGGGTCATCGTATGAAAAATCATCACTGCAAGCTGACGCAGGTCCTAAACACGCACtacaacgcaccgcaccggttgcTGCTGACGGGTACGCCGCTGCAGAACAAGCTTCCGGAGCTGTGGGCCCTGCTCAATTTCTTGCTGCCGTCGATCTTCAAATCGTGCTCCACTTTCGAGCAGTGGTTCAACGCTCCGTTCGCAACGACCGGCGAAAAGGTTGAGCTGAACGAAGAGGAAACGATCCTCATCATTCGCCGTCTGCACAAGGTGCTGCGGCCTTTCTTGTTGCGTCGGCTTAAGAAGGAGGTCGAGTCACAGCTGCCCGATAAGGTCGAGTACATTATCAAGTGCGACATGTCGGGACTTCAGCGGGTGCTGTACAAGCACATGCAAAGCAAGGGTGTCCTGTTGACGGATGGCTCGGAGAAAGGCAACAAGGGCAAGGGCGGCGCGAAGGCCCTTATGAACACGATCATGCAGCTGCGCAAGTTGTGCAACCATCCGTTCATGTTCCAGCACATCGAGGAGAAATATTGCGATCACATCGGTGTACAAGGCACGGTCACGGGTCCAGATCTGTTCCGGGCGTCCGGCAAGTTCGAGTTGCTCGATCGCATCCTTCCGAAACTGAAAGCGACCGGTCACCGTGTGCTGTTGTTCTGTCAAATGACGCAGTGTATGACAATCATCGAGGACTATCTATCGTGGCGCGGATTTGGCTACTTGCGGCTGGACGGTACGACCAAGTCGGAAGAACGCGGGGATTTGCTGAAGAAGTTCAACTCTAAGAATTCGGACTACTTCCTGTTTCTGCTGTCCACGCGAGCCGGTGGCCTGGGGTTGAACCTGCAGACGGCCGATACGGTTGTCATCTTCGACTCCGACTGGAATCCGCATCAGGATCTGCAAGCGCAGGATCGAGCCCATCGAATCGGGCAGCGCAATGAGGTGCGCGTTTTGCGCCTGATGACGGTGAACTCGGTTGAGGAGCGCATTTTGGCAGCAGCCCGCTACAAGCTCAACATGGACGAGAAGGTCATCCAGGCCGGTATGTTTGATCAAAAGTCGACCGGCAGCGAACGACAGCAGTTCCTGCAGAGCATCCTGCACCAGGATGAGAtggacgaagaggaagaaaacgaagTGCCGGACGACGAGATGATCAATCTGATGATCTCGCGCTCGGACGATGAACTCGAGCTGTTCAAAAAGATGGATGCCGAACGGCGGGCAGAAGAGGTTAAGCCGCGGTTGCTGGACGAGGGCGAGTTGCCGGAGTGGCTCTCAaaagaggacgaagaggtgGACAGGTGGGACTACGAGGAGGAAACATCTTCGATTCTGGGCCGTGGATCCCGCCAGCGCAAGGAGGTGGACTACACCGACAGCCTGACCGAGAAGGAATGGCTGAAGGCTATCGACGATGGGGCGGACTTCGACGAAGAGttggaggaggaggagcgcGAGAAGAAGCGCAAGGGGCGCAAGCGGAAGGGTGGCAGAGGGCGCGACGATTCCGACGATGAGAGCATCATTTCTTCGGTGACGAAGCGCAAGAAAGGCACGACCGATCCGAAGATcaaaaagcaaatgaaaaaggTGCTGAAGGCGGTGATCAAGTACACGGACGCGGACAAGCGGGTGCTGAGCAAGCCGTTCCTCAAGCTACCGTCCCGCCGCGATCTACCCGATTACTACGAGGTGATCAAAAAACCGATCGACATCAAGAAGATACTGAACCGCATCGAGGAAGCAAAGTACGTCGACTTTGCGGATCTGGAAAACGATTTCTTCCTGCTGTGCCAGAACGCGCAAACGTACAACGAGGAAGCGTCGCTCATCTACGAAGACAGCCTCGAGCTGCAGTCGGTATTTACGAACGCAAAAGTGAAGATCCTCGACAACCACGAGGAGGAGGAATCGAATGAAGAAGGTTAGTTAAGGGGGCGAGTGAATCTGGTCGAAAAAGCAATATTTACTATTTTTCACCACTAATCACAAGTTTACGATTTTCTTCACCTTTTTCACCATCGACACCAACCACCCATATAGAGGAAGAAGAATCGGACGAAGAAGGTGGCAGTGTCAAGATGAAGCTGAAGATTTCTAAAGGACCGAACTCGTCCGCGGCGGCttcggcgaagaaagcgacTCCGGTGCGAAGGAAGCGTTCGCAAAAGAAGTACACCATctccgatgacgacgatgatatCGATTAAGGAAGGAACGAGCATGGGCATGGGTCGTCGTGATACCTCGGCAATTCGAATAGTAGTACCATTGGCAAGAACGCTGTTCGTCAACATATGCggttttatttaatgtttttcataGTGTAGCCAACGTAGTAACTAGATTTAAACCTTCATCGTGTACACTGGTGTAGAGAGAACGTCGAAAAACATAGTTTCGTTTTAAGGAGTGACGCCCTTTTCCATCTTTCAAGGGCACGCATTAGCATGAGCAAATTGAATGTTTCGAACTGGACAATGGCGGTGGACAATACACCTCCGTCAGCCACAATTTGACCGCTCTACGTCCAATGGAAGATTTTTTGCATGTCAGTGTTTAGCAACTACCAGTACCGGTGCTACTGATAGGAGAAATATTTAAACGTGAATTTAGAGAGCTTTTCACACAGCTACGTGTTGTTGCTGACACCTCGTCGTTCTTCAACCAGGGCTTTCTGTCACAGTGTGTTTACCTTATCGGTTCGGTATGATAATATATATGTATGAAATGAAACGATcagttttatttatgctgTCCGAAAATAGAACTGAATACCAGATTCTTACAAGTTTTTACCTGTCGAATCATTGCAATTAACTCAAATGGCGGCTCCAAACCGTTAGTTCGGCAGGAGAAGGAACTACTTTAGTTTGATTTGTCTCGTAAACACGAAGTCATTTTACGCTGGTGTGCTTCGATGAGTAACTGGATTTGTAGGTAGTAATGACTATTAAATACTTATCCGTTTCAATAATAGTGAGATACAGAACTTAACTTATGTGATTTTTCTAAAATTACATGTTTAGTAATTTTTGATTATCACCTCCAATTCAACATGTGTTGACCCTTAATTACTTTAGCATCTAATGTAACAGCCGCTTGATGCAAGTgctgaaaataaaataaaagtttccAAAATGCTCTTTCTCTTATGGATTCTGTAGTCCTGAAAAGGACTGTTGGGGTTTGTTGTACGAATTACAGAACGATGGGAAATTCTCAATTCGACCGCTTCTACCGCAAAACACGCTTTACTTCTTCGCCGTGGCGGACTTCTTGGCAGCAGCTACCGGTTTCTTAGTGGCACCTCCAACCTTCTTTGGTTTCGGGGTTTTCGGCTTGGTCGCTCCGGTTTTCTTCGATGGCTTCGTGGACTTCTGCTTCGGAGTGGCTGGCTTCTTCGTCGCGGTTTTCTTGGCTGCGGCTGGCTTCGCTTTCTTCGCGGCTACAGCCGTCTTCGCCTTCTTTGCAACAACTCCTTCAGCTTTAgctttcttcactttcttcttctcgccAGCGGCCTTCGGCTTCTTCGTAGCCGCTTTCTTCTTGTCACCAGAAGTAGCAGACTTCTTCTTCGGAGCGActgccttcttcttcttctcggcgACTGGTTTCTTGGCCTCGGCTGACAGTTTGAACGAACCGGATGCGCCACTGCCCTTTGTCTGCACCAGCTTGCCGCTGGTCACGCCCGTCTTCAGTGCCTTCTTGATGAACGGAGCGAGCTTGGCCACATCGGTGGTGTAGTTCGCGGCCAGATACTTCTTGATCGCTTGCAGAGAAGATCCATTGCGTTCCTTCAAGGCTTTAATCGCGGCCACAATCATGGTGTTCACTGGCGGGTGCGTCGCTGCTTTCTTCGGCGCCTTCGAACCAGCGGACGCTGCCTTGGCCTTCTTGGCTGACTTGGCCACTGatgccggggccgccgccaccggagctgCTACCGTAGCTACACTATCTGCcatatttttcatcaaattatcTTCCTTTCTGACGGTATTTTACTGTTGAAtctgttttgttattgttttcagTTGTTTACGTCTGATTTCACAAACACtagttggttttttttggtgctttACGCATACCGAAACGCCAAAGCGAGACCCTATCCCTCGATTTTCATCTCTCAAATTAGAACATACTTCGCCATAACGTTCAATTTTTTGACTTGTCAATATGAACGACTCAAAATTACAGTTTCAATTTTCGACAAAAATCTCACTTATTTAACTCTATAGTACATATTATAAGTATTCTATCATAAAGAATACATGTTGAACTATCTACAACAATACTCTTTGAATATTTGCGAAATTGCTATCTATTTGTAATTCGATGTACATTCGACGGAATCGTCAAATCGGATGCGATTGGCCAGCTTTTAAGTGAAAAATATTCACTATGTAACACGATACACtcattatttacatttttgctaTCAAATATTGGTTCTGCACTATTCAAATTGTATCGTTTCCAATGTATTTAATATGATCTTGTGggttaaaattcaaaaacaaaaaaggacacccatGCGTTCAGTGCCATATTTTTGCGTCGTAATCTTCCAGTACAAATGCGAACTGTTTCAAAGAATTAGCAATGTTAAGGGTTTTTCGACTATGTTTTTCTctattttgttaaaaatattttgtttgttgttcccAAATAATTCATAAAATGGGATGtgtaaaataattcaaacgtTTTTCAGTGTTTTACTCGTTTTATCACTGAGTCGAAGGCGCGTCGTCTCCTGAAGGGCCTTTTGCCTGTGACGAAAACGACTATCGTGAAGTTTCAAGGGATGGAACTGTTACACGAAATGcaataataatataaaaagCCAAACTTTTGAGtcatttcaataaacaaaaaataactagacatattttgcaatattttaatGTTACACGGCATACAAAAGTCAGATGTCGCAACATAAAATgattgaaaggaaaatgttACTGCGTAATGCCGAGCCGATCCAGTGAAGGAGTTTCCCGCATtaaaactttcttttcttatttcgttttaCATTTATTGAGCAAGTATTTTCAGGTAAATAATCATGTTATTATGGGGGCTAAACTCTAATACACTTAAGTTAGTTTAGTTGTTtaatacacaaacaaaaataaaaacaaacaatatcCGAAACGTAACAATGATGGTGCATGGATTGGTGATTATTTACAATGTAGGTATAACGTTTAAGGTAAATTTGTGCAAAGAATGAATAGCCATTAGAACATGCCTCCAACacaatttgtttaaattatgaaattataCTATCAAGTTAAAGAAATGGTTTTTCAATATAAAGCCGTAAGAAACCCGATTTCAAACATTAGCCCTGAAGGCTAAGTTTTGTAGCTGTATCGTTTTATCTTATGAATAAATTACGGAGGATCGAACaatgaaatgtattttttaaaacaataaacaaaagattatttttaaatgtgGCATTCGCGTTCATTCGCCAATTTGGAAATCATTCATGGTTTGGAACCATGTTGACCTTCACTGTGTAATATTGTAAGAAGAATATTCTCAGTAATAAAACGAATAAAGAATTGGAAACTGTTAGAAATCTTTCATTCTACTCGTTTTATGAATGATTTAGATGTAATactcaaaacattttcaacaaaataaagtaaaacatgGTCGAAAGACCCTTAACATTCTATCATAAAGAATACATGTTGAACTATCTACAACAATACTCTTTGAATATTTGCGAAATTGCTATCTATTTGTAATTCGATGTACATTCGACGGAATCGTCAAATCGGATGCGATTGGCCAGCTTTTAAGTGAAAAATATTCACTATGTAACACGATACACtcattatttacatttttgctaTCAAATATTGGTTCTGCACTATTCAAATTGTATCGTTTCCAATGTATTTAATATGATCTTGTGggttaaaattcaaaaacaaaaaaggacacccatGCGTTCAGTGCCATATTTTTGCGTCGTAATCTTCCAGTACAAATGCGAACTGTTTCAAAGAATTAGCAATGTTAAGGGTTTTTCGACTATGTTTTTCTctattttgttaaaaatattttgtttgttgttcccAAATAATTCATAAAATGGGATGtgtaaaataattcaaacgtTTTTCAGTGTTTTACTCGTTTTATCACTGAGTCGAAGGCGCGTCGTCTCCTGAAGGGCCTTTTGCCTGTGACGAAAACGACTATCGTGAAGTTTCAAGGGATGGAACTGTTACACGAAATGcaataataatataaaaagCCAAACTTTTGAGtcatttcaataaacaaaaaataactagacatattttgcaatattttaatGTTACACGGCATACAAAAGTCAGATGTCGCAACATAAAATgattgaaaggaaaatgttACTGCGTAATGCCGAGCCGATCCAGTGAAGGAGTTTCCCGCATtaaaactttcttttcttatttcgttttaCATTTATTGAGCAAGTATTTTCAGGTAAATAATCATGTTATTATGGGGGCTAAACTCTAATACACTTAAGTTAGTTTAGTTGTTtaatacacaaacaaaaataaaaacaaacaatatcCGAAACGTAACAATGATGGTGCATGGATTGGTGATTATTTACAATGTAGGTATAACGTTTAAGGTAAATTTGTGCAAAGAATGAATAGCCATTAGAACATGCCTCCAACacaatttgtttaaattatgaaattataCTATCAAGTTAAAGAAATGGTTTTTCAATATAAAGCCGTAAGAAACCCGATTTCAAACATTAGCCCTGAAGGCTAAGTTTTGTAGCTGTATCGTTTTATCTTATGAATAAATTACGGAGGATCGAACaatgaaatgtattttttaaaacaataaacaaaagattatttttaaatgtgGCATTCGCGTTCATTCGCCAATTTGGAAATCATTCATGGTTTGGAACCATGTTGACCTTCACTGTGTAATATTGTAAGAAGAATATTCTCAGTAATAAAACGAATAAAGAATTGGAAACTGTTAGAAATCTTTCATTCTACTCGTTTTATGAATGATTTAGATGTAATactcaaaacattttcaacaaaataaagtaaaacatgGTCGAAAGACCCTTAACAGTACAAATTCTTTGAAACAGTTCCCATTCGTACTCGGCGATTACGTCGCAAAAATATGGCACTGAACGCatgggtgtccttttttgtttttgaattttaaccCACAAGATCATATTAAATACATTGCAAACGATACAATTTGAATAGTGCAGAACCAATATTTGAtagcaaaaatgtaaataatgaATGTATTGTGTTACATAGTGAATATTTTTCACTTAAAAGCTGGTCAATCGCATCCGATTTGACGATTCCGTCGAATGTACATCGAAATACAAATAGATAGCAATTTCGCAAATATACAAAGTGTATTGTTGTAGATAGTTCAACATGTATTCTTTATGATAGAATACTTATAATATGTACTATAGAGTTGAATAAGTGAGATTTTTatcgaaaattgaaactgTAATTTTGAGTTGTTCATATTGACAAGTCAAAAAATTGAACGTTATGGCGAAGTATGTTCTAACTTGAGAGATGAAAATCGAGGGACCTTGCTttaatgtgtgcgtgtgtgtaaagTCTAAATCGTAGTATAAGTGAGATCAAACGTACGCCACACATAAAAACACTgatcgaaataaaaaataaaaataatatgtAATTAATCATACCAAACTAATCTCTAGACCAATATCGCAAAATTATTAGAACCATAAACAGATCTTTACCGATGGTTCCACACCCTCAATTGGCTGGGATATGAAGCTCCCCAATCACATCTTTTATCCAGCAAAAGGTTTAGTTCTGGTCATTACAACGCAGTAGAGATCAGCTGAAGCAACTCATTGCAATTGCCTGAAGATAGGTCAAGACTTATTCCAAATCCGAA
Coding sequences within it:
- the LOC128268527 gene encoding ATP-dependent helicase brm: MASPTPQNSPMPPPQAPSPMGPPSQSPAPSPSPHSPYQSGPPPPPPHTVQGQGPTHMQTASGHHVPPQPGPPPGPHMPMQGPPTPHAQPPNPHGPPPPPHPSHMNGPPPGGPQGAPGHGQGGPPHHMPPAGAPQHMPQHPPHPSMGQHGVPPHPGMAGHPGQGPPMPPGMVPGGYAGHAIPPNAGPPPPVPMQSGSVPGGPPGAPPNMMPGAVPPPPPPPGQENLNALQRAIDSMEEKGLQEDPRYSQLLALRANSKQQHLNASQLHQLRGQIMAYRLIVRHQPISKQLASQILAQRSDGTPPQCPTPPASPYPGAAGGPSPQPGMPSQTASQQQPPQQQPQGPQQQQGLPQQSQQGPPQSGVPPTSMQPGVPPGKQQPDVHGPGKPPVGSGGMPPNQSPMPGMAMGGPPQGPPHGPHHQPQSQQQHPGMQQHLHAGQQQQQMHPNVGQPARPSSQGPAGGPGPRPAAPAPTMQPMPKQNRVTTVAKPVGLDPITILQERENRVAARIALRMEELTNLPVSMAEDLRLQAAIELRALRVLNFQRQLRSEIVQCTRRDTTLETAVNVKAYKRTKRQGLREARATEKLEKQQKLEAERKRRQKHQEFLASVLQHGKDFKEYHRNNVAKLGRLNKAVMNYHANAEREQKKEQERIEKERMRRLMAEDEEGYRKLIDQKKDKRLAFLLSQTDEYICNLTEMVKQHKVDQKKKQDDEVQRKKRLKRHILESGDIEHLDEHCEASDCRVAVMETSTGKTLTGDEAPFLRDLHTWLQMHPGWEYVILDGDAEDDDDDAEGGRKRTAEERLNDEAKTKEVIQKAKVEDDEYKTEEQTYYSIAHTVHEKVTEQASILVNGKLKEYQIKGLEWLVSLFNNNLNGILADEMGLGKTIQTIALVTYLMEKKKNNGPYLVIVPLSTLSNWVLEFEKWAPAVGVVAYKGSPAGRRAVQNQMKATKFNVLLTTYEYVIKDKAVLAKISWKYMIIDEGHRMKNHHCKLTQVLNTHYNAPHRLLLTGTPLQNKLPELWALLNFLLPSIFKSCSTFEQWFNAPFATTGEKVELNEEETILIIRRLHKVLRPFLLRRLKKEVESQLPDKVEYIIKCDMSGLQRVLYKHMQSKGVLLTDGSEKGNKGKGGAKALMNTIMQLRKLCNHPFMFQHIEEKYCDHIGVQGTVTGPDLFRASGKFELLDRILPKLKATGHRVLLFCQMTQCMTIIEDYLSWRGFGYLRLDGTTKSEERGDLLKKFNSKNSDYFLFLLSTRAGGLGLNLQTADTVVIFDSDWNPHQDLQAQDRAHRIGQRNEVRVLRLMTVNSVEERILAAARYKLNMDEKVIQAGMFDQKSTGSERQQFLQSILHQDEMDEEEENEVPDDEMINLMISRSDDELELFKKMDAERRAEEVKPRLLDEGELPEWLSKEDEEVDRWDYEEETSSILGRGSRQRKEVDYTDSLTEKEWLKAIDDGADFDEELEEEEREKKRKGRKRKGGRGRDDSDDESIISSVTKRKKGTTDPKIKKQMKKVLKAVIKYTDADKRVLSKPFLKLPSRRDLPDYYEVIKKPIDIKKILNRIEEAKYVDFADLENDFFLLCQNAQTYNEEASLIYEDSLELQSVFTNAKVKILDNHEEEESNEEEEEESDEEGGSVKMKLKISKGPNSSAAASAKKATPVRRKRSQKKYTISDDDDDID
- the LOC128275502 gene encoding histone H1-like translates to MKNMADSVATVAAPVAAAPASVAKSAKKAKAASAGSKAPKKAATHPPVNTMIVAAIKALKERNGSSLQAIKKYLAANYTTDVAKLAPFIKKALKTGVTSGKLVQTKGSGASGSFKLSAEAKKPVAEKKKKAVAPKKKSATSGDKKKAATKKPKAAGEKKKVKKAKAEGVVAKKAKTAVAAKKAKPAAAKKTATKKPATPKQKSTKPSKKTGATKPKTPKPKKVGGATKKPVAAAKKSATAKK